TTGGCGGCGGCGAGATCGTCCTTCGATAGCACCTGGACGCCGGCGCGCGCCGCGCACAGCGCGATTTCATGCTGGCGCAGCAAGTCCCGCACTTGTTCTGGAGTGGAGCCGTCGGCAGGCGCCACCTTGATGTTAAAACGCTTGCACATTTCGTCGGCGAGCTTGGCGACACGCTCGAGGCCGCTATAGCCGACGACGGTGACCTCTGCGCCCTCAAGCGCCGAGATGACGGCGGCGGAATAGCCAACAACGCCCGTCGCCCCGTAGATGACGACTTTCGAGCCCTTGAGTTCGCGCTGTTTCTTCTCCCGCAGAATCTTTTCGACGCAGGCGACCATGGCGCCGGCGGTGGTGAAGGAGCCATAGGGATCGGCGAAGAGCGACACTTCGAAGGGCTTGAGCAGCGCTTTCTTCGCCGTGTCCATCATGTCGAGCGCGAGCACGGCGTCGCGGCCGGCGAAGAAGATGCCGGTGCGCAGCGCCGCCGAAGGCGCGCGCGAAAACATCGCGTCCTGCACGAGCGCGGTGACTTCGTCCAGCGTGACATTGGTGTAGGGAATCGCCGCGTCATAGCCGGCGTCGAGCGCCATGTTCACATCGAAGGGGCTCATATGCTTCAACGTGCTGAGCATGTGCAGAATCGCTTTGGCCATTGAATCTCCCCAACCTTTCCCTCGATTTTCGCGTCTTACGCGGCCAATAGGCGACGCGCGGCGGGAGACAGTCTCCAGCCCCTCGATCTCTCAAAGATTCCCGGCAAAAGGAACGGCGCGCGGGCGCGCGCCTCGGCCTCGCCCGGAGCGATGGGAGGCTTAGAACCCAGAACGAAGCCGATGTCTAGAGGCGTGTGCGCCGCAGCGTGCGGCCGCAGGGCGGCGGCTGTTGGTTGACGGCGGTCGCGCTTTGCCTCTATAAGCCCCGCAAACGAGGCTCGGCGCATCGGCGTCGCGCCTCGCTGTCTTTTTCACCCTCTGCTGGCGATCGCGGGCGACTAACGCCGCGGTCCACGCATGGAAGAATAGAGCGAAAGGAACCGTTATGTCCCGCCGTTGCGAGCTGACCGGAAAGGGCGTGCAGTCCGGCAATCTCGTCAGCCATTCCAATCGGAAGACGAAGACCCGCTTTCTGCCCAATCTCGTCAATGTGACGCTCGCCTCAGAGGCGCTGGCGCGTTCGGTGCGGCTGCGCATCTCCGCCGCGGCGCTGCGCTCGGTCGAGCATCGTGGCGGGCTTGACGCCTTCCTCGTGAAGGCGAAGAGCGAAGAGCTCTCGCAGAACGCCCGAACGCTCAAGCGCGAAATCGAGAAGAAGCAGGCTGCGCCGAGCGCTTAAGGGCGCATTAGACCTCGACGAGATCGAGGCGCTTTTCTATTCGATCCAATCGGCATTCGATCCGGTCGAAGCGGCTGGAGAGCGACGCGCCTTGTTGCTCGAGAATGCCAAGCCGCGTCTTGATCTCGCGATTATCCTCGCGCAAAGCGTCCATCTGCTCGCCCAGGCGACGCAAATGGATCAGGACAACATTTCCGGGTTCGGTCGGCATTCCGACGCCCTTCCAGACGAGCGCATTTCTTACGCGGCGCCGAGCTTACCACGAACAAAGTCGGCGACAATGCCGATGATTCCAGTGCGCTTGATGGCGGCCCAAAGTTGTGGACCGACTGAGTGTAGAGCGGCAGCTTGACGCCTTCCTGCTCAAGGCGAAGAGCGGGGAACTCACGCGGAACGCCCGCGAATTGAAGCACGAAATCGAGAAGAAGCAGGCGGCGGCGGGCGTGCGAGACAGGTGAGGCTTCGGCCGTCCGTGGGGCCACGCAATTTTCCGGTGAATTGGAAATCGTGGCGCTGGAGGCGCGCGCATCGACCGCTTAATGGGGAACGGTGAGGAGCCGCCAATGGACGCGAGCGCGATTCTCGAAAAATTCACCTCCTATGAAGACCTGCCAAGCGAGGCGCTGCGCGCCGCTTCCGCTCGTCGGGCGGAGATGACCCCCTTCTTTCTTGAGGAGATCGAGAAATACCTCGCCGCCTCAAGCGAAGAACGGGATGGTCCGACGCCCCTTTTCTTCATCTTCTTCCTGTTGGGCGAGTGGCGCGAAAAATCCGCCTATCGATCTCTGGCGCGTCTGCTGCGCATTTCGAGCGACGACATTCACGCTTTGCTCGACGACGGCGTTACGGAAGCGTCTCATCGGGTGATGGCGGCGGTGTTCGACGGCGATCCCGAACCCTTGTTCGACATCATCCTCGATTCGCAAGCCGACGAATATATCCGCTCGCGCATGTGCGAGGTTTTAGCGATGCTTGTCGTCGCCGGAGAATTGTCGAAAGATCGCGTCGCCTCGTTCCTCGCCGAGGCGTTCGGCAGGCTTCCCAAGGACGAGGAAGAATGTTTCGTCTGGAACGGCTGGATGGACGCCATCGCCGCGCTGGGCCTCACTGAAATGAGGCCGCTTGTCGCGCAGGCGTTCGAGCGCGGCTGGATCAGCCCGTCCTGGACGGACATACAGCATTTCGACCGCGATCTCGCGCACGCCGCGGCCAATCCCGACCGCCCCTTTTATTCCGACGCCGGCGACATGACATTGTGGGGCGATACGGTTGAAGAGCTTTCCACCTGGTATGGCTTCTCCGAACGATACAAGGAAGATCGGGAGCGGGCGCGCATCCGCTCCGAGCTTGGACCTTTTGGAGAAAATTTTCCGGAACCTTACGTCAATCCGTCGCGCGATGTCGGGCGCAATGATCCCTGCCCGTGCGGCAGCGGCAAGAAATACAAGAAGTGCTGTTTGACCTGAGCAGAAAGGGGCGGAGAGCAGCAAGTTAGCCGGCGCATGGCTAAAAAGCGCACTCTCCCTCCTTTGGGAGAGGATGGCCCGGCGGAGCCGGGTCCTCGCTCCGCCTCCTTCGTGAGGCGCTTTCCCCGTCGCGCTTCGCGCGCCACCTTCTCCCCAAGGGAGAAGGCGCGCCCGACGTTATGCACATCAGAAGAAAATTAGCCCCGCATATCCGGCGGCGTCGCTTCCTCCGCAAGCCGCTTCAACGCTTCTTCGAGCGAAAGCTGAGTCTGCGCCTGCGAACCCAGGCGGCGCATCGAGATCGTGCGCTCGGCCGCCTCTTTCTTGCCGGCGACGAGCAGCACGGGAACCTTCGCCAGCGAATGTTCGCGCACCTTGTAGGTGATCTTCTCGTTGCGCGCGTCGACCTCGACCGCAAGTCCGAGCTTTCGCGCCGCGGCGGCGACCTCATAGGCGTAGTCGTCGGCGTCCTGCGTGATCGTGCAGACGACGATCTGCAGCGGCGACAGCCACAGCGGCAGATGTCCGGCGAAATGCTCGATCAGAATGCCGGTGAAGCGTTCGAGCGACCCGAAGATCGCGCGATGGATCATGACCGGCGTCTTCTTCTCGCTGTCCGGCCCGATGTAATAGGCGCCAAAGCGCGACGGCAGGTTGAAGTCGACCTGCGTCGTGCCGCATTGCCACTCGCGGCCGATGGCGTCGCGCAGCGTATATTCGAACTTCGGGCCGTAGAAGGCGCCCTCGCCCGGATTGATGCCCGTCTTGATACGTCCGCCCGAGCCCGCTTCGATGTCGCTCAGGACGCGCGTCATGATCGCCTCGGCCTCGTCCCAGGCCTCGTCGGAGCCGACGCGCTTTTCGGGACGCGTCGAGAGCTTCACGACCACTTCCTCGAAGCCGAAATCGGCGTAGGTCGACAAAATAAGATCGTTGATCTTGAGGCATTCTTCCGCCATCTGCGCTTCGGTGCAGAAGACATGCGCGTCATCCTGCGTGAAGGCGCGCACGCGCAACAGGCCATGCAGCGCGCCGGACGGCTCATAGCGATGCACGACGCCGAACTCCGCCATGCGCAGCGGCAGATCGCGGTAGGACTTCAGGCCGTGTTTGAAGATCTGGATATGGCCAGGACAGTTCATCGGCTTGATCGCGTACAGCCGATCTTCATCCGTCTGTTCGCGCGCCGGCTGCGAGACGAACATGTTCTCGCGAAACCACTCCCAGTGGCCGGAGGTCTCCCACAGCGACTTGTCGAGGAGCAGCGGCGCGTTGACTTCCTGGTAGTCGGCCTTCAGGCGCCGGCGCATGTAGGAGATGACGTTCTGGAACAGCGCCCAGCCCTTCGGGTGCCAGAAGATCGCGCCGGGGCCTTCCTCCTGAAAATGGAAGAGGTCCATCTCGCGCCCCAAGCGGCGGTGGTCGCGCCGCTCGGCTTCCTCGAGCCGGTGCAGATAGGCGTCGAGCTCCTCCTGCGTCGTCCAGGCCGTGCCGTAGATGCGCGACAGCATCGGCTTCGTCGAATCGCCGCGCCAATATGCGCCCGCGACCTTCATCAGCTTGAAGGCCGTGCCGACCTTGCCGACGGAAGGCAAATGCGGACCGCGACAGAGATCGAGCCATTGGCCCTGCCGATAGATGCTCAAGGGCTCGTCGGACTTGATCGCGTCGATGAGTTCGCCCTTGAAAATCTCGCCCTTGGTCAGAAACCACTGCTTGGCGTCGTCGCGATCCCAGACTTCGCGCGTGATCTTGGCGTCGCGCGCGACGATCTCGCGCATCTTCTTTTCAATCGCCGGCAGGTCTTCGAGCGTGAACGGCTCGGCCCGGAAGAAATCGTAATAGAAGCCGTTTTCGATGACCGGGCCGATCGTCACCTGCGTGCCAGGATAAAGCTCCTGAACCGCCTCCGCCAGCACATGCGCGGCGTCGTGGCGGATCAGCTCAAGCGCACGCGGATCTTCGCGCGTGACGAATTCGATTCTAGCGTCGCGCGCGACCGGGCTTGCGAGGTCGACGAGCGCGCCGTCGAGCGTCATGGCGACGCTACGCTTGGCGAGAGAGGGAGAGATGCTCTTGGCGATGTCGACGCCCGACACGCCGGGCTCGAACTGACGGGACGCCCCGTCGGGGAATGTTACTGCTACCATGTTGCGTTCCTGTCGCGCTCAGTCGCCGATACGAGTCGACGTAAGTCGCTTTGGATGGACGCGCCTTCATACCGCCGCCCGCGCGCAGGCGCAATCGGGCGCGGAGGAGCGTCGTTTGCATCAACGTGAAAAAGAAGTGGCGCGCCGGACAGAATAAATATGCGAACACCTATGTGATTGAGGTTACGATATAAAACTCATGATACACAGTGTAAAAGCTATAGATTGCTGATGTATAAATTGTATATATCAGCAAAGCGTCTGAGCCGCACGATTTGCGCGACCATCACGACGAGCGCCCCGCCAATTGCGAGCCACAGGTTCAACGTAACCATGCCTGCAATCATCCCGGCGAGGCCAACGAGCCCAAGAAGCAGCAGCACGCGCAAGCTCCACTTGTAAACCGCAGCGGCCTCATTTCGCCCGAGCCAAAGCCGCTCACCCAATACGCCCTTCTCGATCCAATGCGCCGGCCTGTCGATCGGCCTGAATATGAATGGATTGACGACCAGCCAAAGCACGACGGAACCAATCGGCGCGACCGCCCACCAGTCTAGCCAAACGCGGCTCCAACCCGCGGCAATAGCGGCTGGGATCGCCGCAAAGCGCGTGTAGACGCTCCTGCGATTGGCGTGGCGCCGCCACATTTCGTCAAAAACCTGCCCGCGCATCTCGATCCAATTGCTCCTGAGCAAGCGCTCCTGTGCCGCTTCAGCGGCGCGATCCGCTGGACCTTCCCATTTCCGACGGATTTTTCATGGATTGTCGAACTGTCCGTCATAGATGCCGCGCTGTTTTTCTGAGGCGATCGGAAGTCGTTACAATGGAAATGCTGCAAGACTTTGCTGAATGGGCATGGTTACGCCATCACAATCCCTTGAGCTGGTATATCCGGCCGCTGTTTCTCATACCCTTTTGCTATGCCGCCTGGCGCCGCAGTCTAACCGGAATCGCAGTGACACTTTTGGCGTTGGCGACCAGCATGTTTTGGTTCCCGGCTCCAGCCCATCCAGATCCTCGGGTAGCCGAATTTCTGGACGTTGAGCGGGAGTATCTGTTGGGAGAATGGGGAGCCACAAAGCTTCTTTTCACTGCAATGGCGCCGTTGTTTCTCTTTGCGCTTGCCTTCGCGTTCTGGCGCCGCGCGATGTGGACGGGGCTCGCGGTGATTGCTGTGGGCAGCCTGCTCAAGATGGGCTGGAGCCTCTATTATGGCGGCGAGAGCGGTTGGGCCGTCGTTCCACCCGCACTCGCCGGGTTGTTTGTGATCGCTGTAGTTATGGTTGTCGTGAGACGGAATCTCGGTTGGATTTCTCTCTGAGCGGGGCTGCAAATTCATCTGGCGCAATGATGAACTGCCCGGTCCGGCGCGCGGTGGCCTTTTGATCCTGCCGCCGGCGGCGGGGCAAATGCGCAAGTCTGCCCTAACACGAAATCTATTTGCTATCTTTGCGCTCGTTGGCGCGCCATAGCTTACTGACTGAAATCAACGGTGCGCCTTCGCGACGGGTTTCGCGAGAATGGCGGTATTCGAATCTCGTCTGGTGAACTGGCGCGCCCGAAAGGATTCGAACCTCTGACCCCCAGATTCGTAGTCTGGTGCTCTATCCAGCTGAGCTACGGGCGCCTGTTTCGCCATAGCCCCCGTGCGTTAAACGGGCTATGGCGACGTGTCGGCTCGTTTACCGGCAAGCGACGCGAATGGCAATAGCGCATTTACTTTCGCCGCGCCGCGGCCTTGCGTCGACGGCGTGAGCATTTAGATAAAAGGCCCTAAGTGAGATTTCTAATGGAAACGTTCCTGTCGGACGGCGTCGAGATAGCCTATGTGGATTTCGAGCCTTTAACGGAAGATCGTCGCGAACCGATCGTCCTCGTGCATGGCTTCGCCTCGACCCATGCCGTGAACTGGCTGTTCACGCAATGGGTCAAGACGCTGACCGAAGACGGGCGCCGGGTCATCGTCTTCGACAACCGCGGCCATGGTCGCTCCGCCAAGCTGTACGATCCGGCGCAATACAGTCTCGACCTGATGGCCGCCGACATCGTGCATCTGCTCGACCATCTGTCGATCCCGCGCGCCGACGTCATGGGCTATTCGCTCGGCGGACGCATCGGCACGGTGCTGGCGCTGACCGCGCCCGAGCGCGTGCGCTCCTTGATCCTCGGCGGCATCGGCGAAAATCTCATCGAGAACTCCGGCCTGCCGCGCGGCCTCGCCGAAGCCATGGAGATTGAGCGCATCGAGGACATTGACGATTCGACGCTCAAAATCTTTCGCGGCTTCGCCGAAGCCACCCGCAGCGACCTCGCCGCCCTCGCCGCCTGCGTGCGCGGCGCCCGCAAGTCCGTCGAGCCCGAGTTGCTCGCGCGCATTACCGCGCCGGTGCTGATCTGCGTCGGCACGCGCGATGACGTCGCCGGCGACCCGCTCCCGCTGGCCGAGTTCTTCCCCAACGCCCGCGTGGTCGATATTCCCGGCCGCGACCACAACCGGGCCGTCGGCGACAGAATCTATAAGCAGGCGGTGCTGGAGTTCCTGGATACGCGGCCTTAACGGTCGCGGGGGCGCCCGTGCTATTGTCCAAGCGCTCCGCTATGTAACTGCTTGACCAAGGAGGGGCGGATGGGCGCCGAAACGCGCGAAGTTGGCGCGAAAATCATCGACTTCGCCCAGAACGACCCGCTGTTCGCGCGGCTGCGCGCGGAGGCGGAGGATGTGCTGCGCCGCGAGCCGGAGCTCGGCGGCTTCCTGCATCCGGCGATCCTGTCGCAGAACGGCGTCCTGGGCGTCGTCGCGCATCGCGTGGCGCAGCGTCTCGACCGTCCGGAGGCCCCCTATATCGCGATCCGCCAGGCGTTCGAAGAATGCGCCGCGCGCGAACCTGGACTGGTCGAGGCGTTCCGCGCCGATCTGCTCGCCGTGCTTGAGCGCGATCCCGCCTGCACAAGGCTGATCGAGCCGGCGCTGTATTTCAAAGGTTTCCATGCGCTGCAGACCTACCGGCTGGCGCATTGGCTGTGGAAAAACGGCCGCAGCGACTTCGCGCTGATCTTGCAGAGCCTCTCGTCGCAGACCTTCCAGGTCGACATCCACCCCGCCGCGGTGATCGGCAAGAGCGTCTTCATCGACCACGCCACCGGCGTCGTCATCGGCGCGACCAGCGTCGTCGAGGACGAAGTGTCGATGCTGCACGGCGTGACGTTAGGGGGCACCGGCAAGGCGCGCGGCGACCGCCATCCCAAGGTCAGGCGCGGCGTGCTGATCGGCGCCGGCGCGAAAATCCTCGGCAATATCGAAATCGGCCGCTGCGCCATGATCGCCGCGGGCTCCGTCGTGCTCGACCCGGTGCCCGCCAACAAGACCGTCGCCGGCGTGCCGGCCCGCATCGTCGGCGAGGCGCGCTGCGCCGAGCCGGCGCTTGCCATGGATCAAATGCTGGCCTATCTCGACGCCGGCATGTGAGGGCGGGGGTTGACCTTGAGCAAAATTCTACTGGGCCTTGCGCTCGTCGTTGTCGCGGCGTTGCTGCTCTCCCCGCGCGCCGCCACGGCCGCCGGTTGGCATTATTACGACCCGGAATGTCCGATCGATCTTGGCGGCAATGAACTTGGCGGCAAGTCGATGAAATTCGTCGCCATGCAGCCCAAGAAGAACGTCGACCGGGAGTGCATCGCGCTGCCCGACGTCGGCCCGAGCGTCATCGTGCTCGACGCCGCCGACACTGAATTGCGCGACATGAACTGGGATATCCGCATCCTGCGCGGCAAGGGCCCGAACGGCGACGCCGATCCCAAAGCCGATATCGTCGGCCGCCTGCCCGTGCAGAAATTTCGCAACGGCATGGTGAATTTCGACCAGAATTTTAAAGAGCCCGGCGAATACGTGCTGTATGCGAAGCTGACGAGCGACGACGGCGCCAAGAGTTTTGAGGGCCGGCATCCCTTCTCGGTCGGCCTCGTCACCGACGAAGAATTCTATCTCTACATCGCCTTCGGCGTGTTCGCCGTCGCAGCCGGCGGCGTCGCCTTCACGCTGTGGCGCCAGGGCAAGCTCGGATTCAAGATTCCGGATTTTTCGAAGACGGATTGAGCTTCCTGCGGAAGCATGCAGGAAAAGCCCCCTCCCCAACCCTCCCCCGCGCTTCGCGCAGGAGAGGGAGCCGATTGCGCGCGTCATGAAGATTCTTGAATTTTCGACGTCAGCCGCGACCGCGCCGTTCTCCTTTCTCCCGTGAAACGGGGGAAGGTGGCGCGAAGCGCCGGATGGGGGCGAGCGAATCGACCCGTGGAGCAGACGCGCCACGCGGACGGACCTGGACTGCAATTCAGAGGAAGCGTTCCCAGCTAACGCCGATCCCAGGACTGGAACTCGCCTTTCCAGCGAGGCCAAGTTGCGCGATATCCAAAGGAAATCTGGCGCGTTTCGCCGGGCGCGAGGTTGTATGCCCAAGCGACGACGCCGCTCCGATCATCGACGTTGCGCTCGGTCGGAGGCGTTGAGTCTGGCCGTTGCTCGATTTTTAGCGCTGCGTCGGTCGAGACCGGCAGCCGATCTTCGATCACCACGCGCATCGGAAAAGCGTGGCCGTTTCTAACTTCCGTAGCGCTCTGTCGCTCCTCCCAGGCCAACGCTTTCTCCTTTTTCGGAGTGAAAGACTACGTCGGCTGCTCAATCCGCCTCACCGAAACAGAGTCGTCGGAGCCGAAACCCAATTCGGCGGTCTCCTTCGACGGTACATGTTCGAGAATTGCCCGGCCGATGAAAGAACCGTCGCGGTACAGTTGTACGGGACCCAAAAACAGCGGGGTTGAATCTGTATTGGAGAACCTAGCGTGCAAATAAGCGTTTGAGTCATGCTCCGGCGTCGATTTTACAAAAACATTCGCATCCGTTTCGAAATGTGCAAGTCGATAGACCTTGGTCGCGCCATTGGCCGGAAGCGAGACGAGACCAGGCGCTTCGAAGCTGGCGTCGAAAGCGCCGCGACTTTGGTTCGCCGAGGCTTCTTGGAAGCGGATCGACCTATCCTTTTCTGATTCCAGCCTGACGAGATCGTCAGGAGGCTTACGGAACGGCAAATCCGCCTGTCCATCTGATGGGAGACCAGCAGAAGCCTCCAAAGTCGACAAGCGTGGCGTCGCAATCGCGCCGACTGCTTCAGTTGTCTTCAAAATCAGTCGGATGTTCTCCCAAACCTCGCCAACGCGTTGAGCGGCTTCGGCGCGGCGCACCAGCGTCAGTCGCCCTTTTGGCGCCGTCTCGAAATTGAGACGCGCGTCGTAGACGGGCGCCCATTTGGCGTTGTGG
This window of the Methylocystis hirsuta genome carries:
- a CDS encoding DUF1186 domain-containing protein, with product MDASAILEKFTSYEDLPSEALRAASARRAEMTPFFLEEIEKYLAASSEERDGPTPLFFIFFLLGEWREKSAYRSLARLLRISSDDIHALLDDGVTEASHRVMAAVFDGDPEPLFDIILDSQADEYIRSRMCEVLAMLVVAGELSKDRVASFLAEAFGRLPKDEEECFVWNGWMDAIAALGLTEMRPLVAQAFERGWISPSWTDIQHFDRDLAHAAANPDRPFYSDAGDMTLWGDTVEELSTWYGFSERYKEDRERARIRSELGPFGENFPEPYVNPSRDVGRNDPCPCGSGKKYKKCCLT
- the thrS gene encoding threonine--tRNA ligase, yielding MVAVTFPDGASRQFEPGVSGVDIAKSISPSLAKRSVAMTLDGALVDLASPVARDARIEFVTREDPRALELIRHDAAHVLAEAVQELYPGTQVTIGPVIENGFYYDFFRAEPFTLEDLPAIEKKMREIVARDAKITREVWDRDDAKQWFLTKGEIFKGELIDAIKSDEPLSIYRQGQWLDLCRGPHLPSVGKVGTAFKLMKVAGAYWRGDSTKPMLSRIYGTAWTTQEELDAYLHRLEEAERRDHRRLGREMDLFHFQEEGPGAIFWHPKGWALFQNVISYMRRRLKADYQEVNAPLLLDKSLWETSGHWEWFRENMFVSQPAREQTDEDRLYAIKPMNCPGHIQIFKHGLKSYRDLPLRMAEFGVVHRYEPSGALHGLLRVRAFTQDDAHVFCTEAQMAEECLKINDLILSTYADFGFEEVVVKLSTRPEKRVGSDEAWDEAEAIMTRVLSDIEAGSGGRIKTGINPGEGAFYGPKFEYTLRDAIGREWQCGTTQVDFNLPSRFGAYYIGPDSEKKTPVMIHRAIFGSLERFTGILIEHFAGHLPLWLSPLQIVVCTITQDADDYAYEVAAAARKLGLAVEVDARNEKITYKVREHSLAKVPVLLVAGKKEAAERTISMRRLGSQAQTQLSLEEALKRLAEEATPPDMRG
- a CDS encoding NAD(P)-dependent methylenetetrahydromethanopterin dehydrogenase, which translates into the protein MAKAILHMLSTLKHMSPFDVNMALDAGYDAAIPYTNVTLDEVTALVQDAMFSRAPSAALRTGIFFAGRDAVLALDMMDTAKKALLKPFEVSLFADPYGSFTTAGAMVACVEKILREKKQRELKGSKVVIYGATGVVGYSAAVISALEGAEVTVVGYSGLERVAKLADEMCKRFNIKVAPADGSTPEQVRDLLRQHEIALCAARAGVQVLSKDDLAAAKDLLIAADVNAVPPLGVEGCGLHDNGVVVSPHGALGIGALAIGNVKYGTESGLFKKMATSDEPLCLDFRHAFALARELV
- a CDS encoding alpha/beta fold hydrolase; this translates as METFLSDGVEIAYVDFEPLTEDRREPIVLVHGFASTHAVNWLFTQWVKTLTEDGRRVIVFDNRGHGRSAKLYDPAQYSLDLMAADIVHLLDHLSIPRADVMGYSLGGRIGTVLALTAPERVRSLILGGIGENLIENSGLPRGLAEAMEIERIEDIDDSTLKIFRGFAEATRSDLAALAACVRGARKSVEPELLARITAPVLICVGTRDDVAGDPLPLAEFFPNARVVDIPGRDHNRAVGDRIYKQAVLEFLDTRP
- the cysE gene encoding serine O-acetyltransferase; this encodes MGAETREVGAKIIDFAQNDPLFARLRAEAEDVLRREPELGGFLHPAILSQNGVLGVVAHRVAQRLDRPEAPYIAIRQAFEECAAREPGLVEAFRADLLAVLERDPACTRLIEPALYFKGFHALQTYRLAHWLWKNGRSDFALILQSLSSQTFQVDIHPAAVIGKSVFIDHATGVVIGATSVVEDEVSMLHGVTLGGTGKARGDRHPKVRRGVLIGAGAKILGNIEIGRCAMIAAGSVVLDPVPANKTVAGVPARIVGEARCAEPALAMDQMLAYLDAGM
- a CDS encoding DUF6653 family protein, giving the protein MLRSNWIEMRGQVFDEMWRRHANRRSVYTRFAAIPAAIAAGWSRVWLDWWAVAPIGSVVLWLVVNPFIFRPIDRPAHWIEKGVLGERLWLGRNEAAAVYKWSLRVLLLLGLVGLAGMIAGMVTLNLWLAIGGALVVMVAQIVRLRRFADIYNLYISNL
- the rpmB gene encoding 50S ribosomal protein L28: MSRRCELTGKGVQSGNLVSHSNRKTKTRFLPNLVNVTLASEALARSVRLRISAAALRSVEHRGGLDAFLVKAKSEELSQNARTLKREIEKKQAAPSA